Sequence from the Candidatus Latescibacterota bacterium genome:
CATCGATGCAGTATGACTTCCAGTAGTCCAACCCCATTCGGTAACAGTGCTGTCAGCGACACTCCCGTCGTGAACCGCAAAACCACCGGTCTCATGGTCGGCCGTTACTATTACAAGCGTTTCTCCATCTGCCCTGGAATAATCCAGAGCAACTCCGACTGCTTCATCAAAATCCTTCATCTCAAGCATCATACTGCTAAAATCATGATCATGTGCAGCCCAGTCGATCTGAGAGCCTTCGACCATCAAAAAGAAATTTCTCCCGTCGGCGGAAAGGATATTAATAGCTTTCCTTGTCATCTCGGAAAGTGATATATCCCGCACTGGGAGACACTCTGGGTGTTCCAGAGAAATGAATGCGGCAACTGACCCTGAATCGGGCAATTGCAGGATTTCCTCAGATGATACAACTACATTCATCCTCGCTGCCAGAATATTCAACGGATCATATTCATCGGTTCGTTTGCTTTCAGGATCGCTTGATGGAAGAAACCAGGCCAACCCGCCACCAAAGATCAGATCCACTCCACTATCCGCAATCTGCCATGCTATATCCTCATACAAACTCCTCGATTTGACATGTGAAATGAATACCGCCGGAGTAGCGTGCGTGATCGCGCAAGTAACGACAAGCCCCGTCGACCATCCCTCATCCTCAGCATACTCCATGACCGTCTTCAGAGGACTGCCTTCACTATCCACAGAGATCGCACCGTTATAAGTCTTTTCTCCCGTGGCTATAGCCGTACCAGAGGCAGCAGAATCAGTGATATAGCCTCCAAATGGAATGGTCGACTGCAGACCGACGACTTTCATCCGCTCGATGTTCAACGATCCAAGGATGGTCCTTGCGGCTGTTATATGGGAAATGCCCATACCATCACCTATGAATAGTATTATGTTCTCAGGTTTCTCCCGTTCGCCAGATTGCGCTTCACCGTGTGGCAGAATTACCAGGGTCATCAGCAACATAACTGCTATCATAAAGCGCACCTTTAAAGATCTATTTGATTCCTGCATAGATTCTTTCATCTGATCCATCTCCTCAGGAAGAATGATCGTGTACGATCTTCCATCCATCAATCTTCCTTCTGATCAAAAGAGTAAACAGGCCTTCCCTGTCACCGGCCTCAAGAGCTACATGCCAATGCCCACAGACAAACGCGGAATCACCTGATAACAACTCTACACGCAGACCGGAGAACCTCAACTCTCCCCTCTGATCGCCGGAATACTTCTCATCATACATCGATTTTACGGTACTCCAGCCCATAAGTATCTTTTTGCCGGAATGAAAACGTAATGAATCACTTTTCCAATAGCCACTCATATACCCATCGATGCTACCGCTGTTCCAGCTCACTACCTGATAGTCAAGCATCTCCAGGATCTCGGAGACCGCGTCCTGTCCCAGTACGATCCCTGGAACACTGGCAAGAAGAAACAACACAGATGCAAGGATCGTGATCTTCAATTTATTCTCCCTTCCTCTCCACTGAAGTGGAAAGCGCCTGAACGGACGAGCGTAGCTTGAGCCCCTCTGAAATCCACAATTGTCGAGGGTTCAGTCCTTGATCTGCCCCTCGCGGAAATATAGCAACCAAGCCCGGGAAAAGTCCTATGGATATCAGCTATCCTCTTCATTGGAGGCATTCCACTCCTGTTCACACTCGTAGAGACAAGGGGAGAACCGACAGCCGATATTATACTACGCAATTCATCGTCAGCAGGTATCCTGACGGCGATGGTCATACCGGGTCTGAGCACAGGTAGTATCTTGTCCGTTGCGGGGAGTAGTGCCGTCAATCTTGCCGGCCAGATGTGGCTCAACACTCTTTTCGAATCGCCGGGCCAGTTCGAGATATATCTGTCGACCATCTCGATATTCGACATCAGAAGAATCAATCCGGCTTTTTTATTCCTGCCCTTGATCCTGATTATCTTCTTCACAGCATCTATGTCAAGGGCATCGCAATGCAACCCATAAATGGTATCAGTAGGAAGCACACCCACCTCTCCTGACTCGATCATCGATACGATGTTTTCGATTCTCTTGAGTGTGTAATACCCTCTCAGGACTGTTTCCATGAATCGCGAAGTCTTCCTATGGCCTGCTTGATGGATTCGTCATTTATTGCGAGGATCTCCGCCGCGAGAATCGCGGCATTCTTCGCTCCCGCCTTGCCGATTGCCACCGTTGCGACAGGTATTCCCGGAGGCATCTGGACTATGGCGAGAAGTGCGTCCATCCCGTCCGGCAATCCACTGGGAATCGGCACACCGATCACGGGAAGCGTAGTGACGGAAGCGACAAATCCAGGTAAAGCAGCAGCCATCCCTGCCCCTGCTATGAAGACCCGTGCTCCTCTTTTTTCCGCTTCCAGAATATACTCTTTAGTGGCATCCGGCATCCTGTGCGCTGATGATACTTTCAGTTCACCCTTCACTCCGAGTTTTTCCAACTGCTGCATACAGGCTTCCATGATCTTCCTGTCAGACTCACTCCCCATGAGGACAGCTACCTGTAAAGTGTCGTTCACTTCATGCCCCTTTCAATTCAAATCATAATTACTGATCTTATCCGGTCAAGACTGAAGACCCTTCTGCCCGATATCCTTTCTATAGAAACGGCCCTCGAAATCGATTGCATCGACCCCCCTGTACGCTTTATCCAACGCTTCATGGAGTGATCGAGCAACAGCTGTTACGCCAAGGACCCTCCCTCCGTTCGTAACCAGATCATTCCCTTTATTAGCGGTCCCCGCGTGAAACACTATGGAACCCTGGTCATCCGCATCCTCCAACCCGGATATTGGAAATCCCTTTTCATATGAACCTGGATATCCACCGGAAGCCATCACAATACAGACGCAGGCATCTTCGCTGTTCTCGAAATCGACACTCTCAAGATTTTTGTTAGTAGCCTCATAGAGCACTTCAAACAAATCCCCCTTGAAGAGCGGAAGTATTACCTGTGTCTCCGGATCACCGAATCTGCAATTGTACTCAAGCACTTTTGGCCCATCGCCAGTGATCATGAGACCAAAATAAATAACACCCGCACCAGTGACCTCTTCAGTCTGAATCCCGTTCAGTGTCGGCTCGATGATCTCAATCCTGATTTTCTCACTCAGGTCATGGTCAAGTAGGGGGACCGGCGCATAGGCGCCCATTCCGCCTGTATTCGGCCCCTTGTCGTTTTCGAAGGCCCTTTTGTGATCCTGTGACGGGACAAAAAGTCGGTAATCCTTTCCATCGAAAATCGCCAGAATAGATAATTCTGGCCCTTCGAGATATTCCTCGATCACGATCCGGGTTCCTGCTTCACCAAAAGCTTTTTCTTTCATCATACTATCAATAGTTTTTCTGGCCTCTTCCCTCGTCTCGCAAATGATCACGCCTTTCCCTGCAGCAAGGCCATCAGCTTTGATCACATAGGGAGGCGAAGCGATATCCAACGCATTCTGAGCGGAGCAATAATCGTCGAATGCTGCGAAATTTCCTGTTGGAATCTTGTACTTTCTCATGAATTCCTTCGCCCAGACCTTGCTTCCTTCCAGAAGTGCTCCACGCGAATCAAATCCGAATATCCTCAAGTCGTTCTCATTGAAAAGATCTACGATCCCTGACACCAGTGGCGCTTCAGGACCGACAACAGTAAGATCGATCTTTTTCTCGATCGCGAAGGTAAGCAGGGCTTTCCTGTCGTCAGCAGCAATATCGACACATTCTGCCATCTCAGCGATTCCGGCGTTACCGGGAGCGGCGAATATCTTGTCAACTTTCTCGGATTGTGCGAGCTTCCATACAAGTGTATGCTCTCTTCCTCCCCCTCCGACAATAAGGACTTTCATCTCTCAGTATTCTCCTTATTCAAACCATAGACTATTGATTAACTGCCTTCTTCACGACAAATTAACATAGACCGACATGTCCTGCAAAGTCATAAATCCAACTTAAGATATACGTATATCCCGGAGACATGAAAGAATCCACAGGGAGTGTTTTACGAAGTCGAACCTGATAACAGGATTGCAACCTGCCACTGGCTATTGTAAAATATGCCGATCAGTACATAAGAAGCAGCACTCTGGAAACATTGGCTGAACATTTACAAACAGGAAGATGCAATGGCTCAATCATTCACCAGGGCGATTACAAGAAGACCCTGTAAAGAGTTCCGTAATGGGCTGACCCTTTCCGGCTTGGGAACCCCCGACCTGAAACTCGCTCTCAACCAGCATATCGCCTACCAGAATGCTCTTGTCGATCTGGGACTCGAAGTGCTGGCTCTCGATCCGGACATCGATCATCCCGATTCGACATTTGTAGAAGATACAGCGGTTGTGACACCTGAAGTAGCTGTGATCACGCGCCCAGGTGCGGATTCAAGGCTCCGTGAAGCAGAAAATATATCTCCTGTTCTTGAAAGATTCATACCTGTAGAACGGATCCTTCCTGACGGACGTATCGATGGTGGCGACGTCCTTCAGGCGGATGACATCTTCTACATCGGACTGTCTGACAGGACCAATGCTGAAGGCGCATCACAATTATCTGATATACTCGGGACTCATGGATATGAATGCCATTCTGTCAAGGTAGATGGCTGTCTTCATCTCAAATCGGCTGTCAATTATCTGGGTGATGGTACTATGATAGTGGATGAAAGATTCGCGGACCTGCCATTTCTCAATAAATACAGGATGATAACCGTGTCCGATGGAGAATACTATGCGGCAAACTCCCTTCTGGTGAATGGTACCGTTCTTGTTCCTGCAGGGTTTCCGAAAACATCGAAAAGTATCGCAAAGGCGGGGCTTGATATCTTGATACTCGAAATGTCGGAGTTCATGAAGATGGATGGTGGATTGAGTTGCCTGTCTCTTCGCTTCTGAATCTTTACCTCTCAATTTATGTTTAGCGGGATCCTGAATAGTATCGTTCATCTGGATACAAACGGAAGCAGCCCGAAATAATCCGTGTATCATTCTTTCAATTTGAAACCTTCCCCCCCTATTTCCGTATTCTATCTAAGCCCTGATTGGTAGTTCGATATAAGGAGAAGGAAATGAACAGGTTTATCGGTCTCTTAATTATCCTCATGGCCCTTGGTATCATGTCGATCACAGGAAGCTGCGGTGGAAACAGCCATTCAGAACCCGCGAAGGAAGAAGACAAGCTGGTTGTGCCGGTAGAGGTCGATATGGTCAGCATCGGAGATATTGCCGCTTACTTCACAGGAACAGCTACGATCGAGGCGGAAGAAGAGACCGAAGTCGTGGCAAAAGTCAGCGGAACCGTTGAAAAGATCATGGTCGAGGAGGGTGAATTTGTAAAAGTCGGTCAGATACTGGCCAAACTCGACGATGAAATGATCTCAGTCCAGCTGAAACAGGCCGATGCGAACCTGAGGAAAATGGAAAGTAATTTCAAACGGAACAAAGACCTTCACAAGAAGAACCTTATCAGTACTGAGATCTTCCAACAGGCAAAATATGAATATGAACAACAGAAAGCATTATACGACATGGCAAAGCTCAACCTCGACTATACCGAGATCAGGACTCCGATCAGCGGTATCGTATCGATCCGGTTGATCAAAAAAGGAAATATGATCCTGCAGAACCAGCCCACATTTAAAGTTTCGGGCTTTGATCCTCTTATCGCGGTACTCCACGTTCCCGAGAGACAATTGGCGAAACTGAGGACCGGACTTCTTGCAAGACTGAGTGTTGATGCCATTGAAAACAAGGAGATCGACGGACATATCGAAAGGATAAGTCCGATCGTCGACCCCGCGACCGGAACAGTAAAAGTGACGGTAGAGACCAGCGATTCTCTGGGAAGGCTGAGACCCGGTATGTTCGCCCGAATCAAGATCATATACGATGTCCATACCAATGCTCTGAAAATCCCGAAAGACGCTATTATCTCTGAAGATCGGGAATCAGCGGTCTACGTAGTCCAGGATAGCGTCGCCTATCGGCGCAACATATCGCTGGGATATATTAACACTACTCATGTAGAGGTTCTCGAGGGGCTCGCGCATGAAGACGTGATCGTCACCACCGGCAAGGGTAGCCTTAGGGATAGCACGAGAGTCGAAATCGTAAAACAATAACGGAAAAATTATGAAAATCATTGAAATCTCTATCAGTAGACGCGTGACTATAGCTATGTTTACGATCGCCGTAATATTGTTCGGCTTCGTTTCTTTTCTCAGGTTAAAAATAAATCTTCTTCCGGAATTGACCTATCCGACCCTTACGGTAAGAACTGAATATCCGGGTGCCGCTCCTGCCGAGATCGAGAACCTTATCTCAAAACCGGTCGAAGAGGCTCTCGGTGTAGTAAAAAGCGTTATCAGAGTGAGTTCTATCTCCAGATCTGGACAATCCGATGTCATCCTGGAATTTGAATGGGGTACAGACATGGATTTCGCCGGACTCGATGTCCGGGAAAAACTCGATGCGCTTGAATTACCTCTGGATGTTCAAAGACCAAGCATCCTGCGTTTTGATCCCTCTCTGGACCCCATCCTGAGATTCGGTTTCAGTAAAAAACCGGATTCCGTTGAACCGATTGAAGAAAAAAGCGCAGAACAGACAGCCAGGAAAGAGTCATTCAACGAGGAAGAACTCAAGTTCCTGCGCCGATTCGCGGAAGAGGAGATCAAGATGGAACTGGAGGCGGCACTGGGAGTAGCCGCAGTAAAGGTCAGCGGTGGCCTTGAAGACGAGATTCAGATCCTGGTCGACCAGGCTCGCCTCGCCCAGCTGGACCTTCCGATCGAACAACTGGCCAGACAGATAGGTTCTGAAAACGTAAACCTGTCAGGAGGGCGCCTTGAGGAAGGGACTCAGCAATACCTCGTCCGTACACTCAACCAGTTTCAGTCCATCGAGGAGATTCAGGATATCATAATATCCACCAAGGATGGGAAACCTACATACCTTCGTGATGTTGCTATTGTAAAACATGGATATAAAGAACGTGAAGCGATCACCAGACTGGACAAAGTCGAAGCAGTGGAGATCGCGCTCTACAAGGAAGGTGACGCCAATACTGTAGCTGTCGCCAAAGCTGTGGAACGGAAACTTGCGAGGGTCCGTGATATTCTTCCCGAAGATTATGAACTTGTCAGCGTGTATGACCAGTCCACGTTTATCACACAGGCTGTTAACGAGGTTATCCAGGCGGCCATCATCGGGGGCCTTCTAGCAGTTATCATATTGTATTTTTTCCTTCAGAGTTTCTGGGCGACCGTAATCATATCGATGTCCATACCCGTCTCGGTGATAGCCACTTTCAACCTGATGTACGGCTCCAATCTAACGTTGAATATAATGTCCCTCGGCGGTATCGCCCTGGGAGTAGGAATGCTTCTTGACAACTCTATCGTTGTCCTCGAAAACATAGCCCGCCACAGGGAAAAGGGGAAGTCGGTCCTTGATGCTGCAAAAGACGGTGCCAGCGAAGTCGGTATGGCGGTCACGGCATCTACTCTTACTACTGTCGCTGTATTCCTCCCCCTCGTTTTCGTTAAGGGGATTTCAGGCCAACTCTTCCGCGACCAGGCATTGACCGTGACTTTCTCTCTGCTCGCTTCTCTCGTCGTCGCGCTTACGCTGATACCCATGCTGGCGTCACTTCAAGGGAGAAAAGCTGAGATCATCCCGGAGACTCAGCGGAAAGAACCCAGGACTCGTTTCGGAAGATTCTTCAGAAAGATCTTTATCTTCATTTTCTTCACTGTTCCAGCATCGATTTTAAAGGCAGGCAGAAAGGTGATCGGCTGGTTCGCCAGCCTTATAATGTTTGTTCTTCGTCCTCTTCTGAAAATCTTTCAGAGTTCCTACAACTCACTCGAAGACAAATATTACGGATTCCTTGATTGGTCACTTTCACACAAAGGCCGGATTATCTTCATCGCGCTGATCATGTTCGGACTTTCATTGATGCTGATTCCCTCTCTTGGCGTCGAACTCATCCCACAGCTTTCACAGGGAGAATTCAGCGTCGAATTCAGGCTTCCTCCAGGTACTCCTCTGGAAGTGACAGCGGCAAAACTGGCTGGAGTACAGAGCGTAGCTTCAGACATCGATGGTGGCAGGACCACTTTTTCAGTGTCTGGCTCAGGTAACCGCATGGATGCCAACCCTGAGCAGGGTGGAGAGAACTGGGGAGAATTGAGTGTGGTTCTTGATCAAAACACCAAAAAGGCAGATGAAGACAGGGTCATGAACCGCCTGCGTAAAGATCTTAGGAGAATTCCGGACCTCCAGTACAAATTTTCCCGTCCTACTCTTTTCACCTTCAGGACCCCGGTGGAAATAGAAATATCCGGGTACGAGCTGCGTCACCTTAACCGTATCAGCAAAGAGATTGTCTCTGGTCTGGATTCGTCCCCCCGATTTGCCGATGTCAAATCGACTATACAGAGCGGACATCCGGAGATTCAGATCAAATTTAACAGAGAACGTGCGGCATCCCTCGGGTTTGCGGTCTATCAGATCGCCGATCGTGTTGTAAGCAAGATCAGAGGAGATGTCGCTACAAGGTATTCCTGGCGGGATCGACGAATCGATGTGCTTGTCCGTGCCAGAGAGACTGACAGGAATTCGATCGACAAGATTCGAAAACTGGTCATCAATCCCGAAAGCGAAAAACCTGTGACTCTTGAAGCTGTCGCTGATGTGATCATCGATACCGGACCTGGAGAAATCCGGAGAATAGACCAGGAACGTGTAGCCATCGTTACGGCGAACCTCAACTACGGAGACCTTGGAACGGCGGCAGAAGAGATCAACACCATCATCAACCGCATTCCGATGCCTGCCGGGTTCAACGCCAGTCTTTCCGGACAAAACAGGGAGATGACCACATCATTCAAATCCCTGCAGTTCGCTCTTGTTCTTGCGATATTTCTTGTCTATCTGGTCATGGCATCCCAGTTCGAATCATTCCTTCACCCATTCGTGATACTTTTCACTATACCCCTGGCACTTATTGGCGCGGTATTCGGGCTATGGATCACGTCATCGACTATCAGCGTCGTCGTATTCATCGGCCTGATACTTCTCGCTGGCATCGTGGTCAATAATGCAATCGTTCTTATAGACCTCATAAATAAATTAAGAGAACAGGGAATGGAAAAACTCGAGGCAATAAAGCAAGGCGGACGGACCAGGTTGAGACCGATCCTTATGACGACACTTACGACCACACTGGGACTTCTTCCGCTTGCGATGGGTCTTGGAAAAGGAGCCGAGGTAAGAGCCCCGATGGCGATCACCGTCATAGGTGGTTTGACGGTCTCGACAGCTCTCACGTTGATAGTGATCCCTGTAGTATATTCGATATTCGACAGAAAAAAGTGATTTGTACAAGTATCCTCTCATCTACTTCAGATGAGTCGAGCAGGCAGGAAAGTCCAGCAATATGAACCTTACGGAATTCTCATTAAAACGACCCGTATCGATCATGATGATTTTCGTTTGTTTCATTGTTATCGGGATTATAGCCTCCCGCCTGCTTCCAAAAGAGTATTTTCCAGATCTTGACGCTCCCTTCATATTTATCGAGATTCCCTACCCCGGCTCTACTCCAGAGGAGATCGAAAGACAGATAACCAAGCTGGCTGAAGAAGTGCTGGCTACCATAAGCGGAATAAAGCGAATGGAGTCCAACTCCTGGGAGAATGGATGCTGGGTCAGATTAAATTTCGACTGGGGAGTCAATACAAACATCAAAGCTCTTGAAGCGAAAGAAAAACTCGACGGAATACGCCACCTTTTCCCTGATGATCTTGAACGGTTTTTTGTCAGAAAATGGTCCACCTCCGACATGGAGATCATGCAGCTGCGTTTATCGAGCAACAGGGACCTGTCGAACTCCTATGACATGCTGGAAAGAAATATAAAAAAGAGGATCGAGAGACTTGAGGGAATATCCAAAGTGGATCTGTATGGAGTCGAAAAGAAAGAAATTAGAATACAGCTTCTGGCGGACAGGATCATTCAACACGGGATAGATATTAACCGCCTTACAGCGACACTCAGAAGGGCAAACTTCCTTGTTACCGCCGGCAAGATCACTGATAACAACCAGCGATACGTTGTGCGGCCTCTGGGTGAATTTGAATCGGTTGAAGAAATCGGCGATATTACCGTCAACCAGAACAACATTCATCTCCGTGACATCGCAACGATCACATATGACCATCCCAGGCTTACGTACGGCCGTCACCTGAATAAAAAATATGCTATAGGACTTGATATCTTCAAGGAATCGGGAGCGAATCTCGTAGAGGTCGCTGACAGGGCTATAGCCGAGATCGAGAAAATCAAGGCCCTGCCGGAAATGGAAGGGATCAGTCTCTACTTCATGGAAAACGCTGCCGAGGGCGTAGAAAGTTCTCTCAATGAAGTCCTCAAATCGGGGGTCCTCGGCGGATGCCTCGCGATAATCGTCCTGTTCTTTTTTCTCCGATCCTTGTCGTCGACATTCATGGTAGCGCTCGCGGTCCCCCTTTCGCTCCTTATTACCCTTGCCTTGATGTTCTTTACGGGAATCACTCTTAACATCCTGACTATGATGGGGCTGATGCTTGCCGTTGGTATGCTTGTAGATAATGCGGTAGTAGTCACCGAATCGATTCACAGACATCAGACGAATGGAATGGAGAAGCTGAAGGCTATAAGAGTCGGTGTAAAGGAAGTGTCTTTAGCTATAACCGCAGGCACATTGACGACAGCCATCGTATTTCTGCCAAACATCGTCAGCCCCAACGATGATGTCTCTGTCTACCTGAAACATGTCGGGTTGACCATATGTATCGCTCTTGGAGTATCTCTCGTCCTCGCCCAGACTATAGTCCCCCTTCTTGCATCAAGGATCAGACCCTCCGCTCCATCGAAAAAGCGAACGGTCATAGACCGCCTTATTGACAGATACTCCATAGTGCTCGAATGGACGATGAAACATCCGAAGGCCACTACCGGTATAATCATTCTGACTCTACTCAGTGTTGCGATACCGATGAAATTCGTCCCGATGGAGATGTTCGATAGCCAGGATGACAGAAGATTTCGCCTTCACTATCATATAAACGGTAGCTATACCGTTGAAAAAGTCGAAAAAGCAGTGGACAAATATGAGGATTTTCTGTTTTCCCGTCAGGAAGAATTTGAAATAGAGTCTGTCTATACATATTATCAGGGTAATTACGCAACATCTACAATTCTTCTTACCAAGGGGAAAAAAGCTAAAAAATCGATAGAAACTATCCAGGAACTTATCAGGAAGGACCTTCCGAAGCTCGCAATCGCTAACCCGTCTTTCGAATGGCAGGCTCCTGGAGGCGGAAGCGAATCTATCAGGATACAGCTGATCGGAAAATCGAGCGAATATCTGGTGAGCCTCTCGCGTGATGTAGCATGGACACTGTCAAAGATCGAAGGGTTTACCGATGTCCGGTCTCAAGCTGAGACAGGTGACAAGGAAGTACACGTCGTTGTCAACCGCGACAGAGCAAGACAATATGGCTTCTCGACTGCAGAAATCGCCAATGTCGTCTCCGCGGCCATGCGTGGGATAAATCTCCGTCATTTCAGAGATGAACAGGGCGAAGTGGAAATGAGACTTGAATTCCAGAACCTGGATAGACAATCTCTCGATCAGCTTCAAAACGTTCCCGTGATAAACGAAGCTGGACAGTCAATATCTCTGGCCTCACTCGCCGACTTCAGAGTCAGGCGTGGACCGAGAAACATCCGTCGCGAAAACCGGATTACTGCGATCGGAATCACCGCGAACCTTAAAGGTATAAAGACAAATGAAGCTCGCGAGAAGATCAAACAGGTCCTTGACAACTATGACTTTCCATCAGGATATCAATGGAATTACGGGCAGAACTTCCGTCATGAAGAGGAAGCCTTCAACACTATGCTGGTGAACCTTCTTCTTGCACTCGCCCTGATATACTTTGTCATGGCCGCTCTGTTCGAATCGTTGATCTTCCCTTCTACCATCTGGACACAGATCCTCTTCGCTATAGTCGGAGTCTACTGGTTTTTCCTCATCACAGGAACGGATATGACGCTGATGGGTATGATCGGAATACTGATACTCATCGGGGTTGTCGTTAACAACGGGATCGTCCTGGTCGATCACATCAATCAACTTCGAGTCCGTGGACTTGAAAGACGCGAAGCCATAATGCAGGCGGGAAGAGACCGCCTGAGACCGATCCTGATGACCGCTGGAACAACTATTCTCAGCCTCGTCCCATTGTGCATCGGCACTACACTGATCGGTGGGGACGGCCCTCCCTACTTCCCCATGGCCAGAGCAATAGTCGGAGGACTCACCTTTTCCACTCTCGTCACACTCCTGATTCTTCCAACAATTTATGTTAAACTCGACGATCTGCGTAACTACTCAAAATCAATAGTTCGCAGAAGCAGATGAGTGGCGTTTTCACGACATTAATGATAATCGTCGACCGATAGCCCTCCATGATATTTTTCGTTTATGTATATTTTATTTCGAAGAGATCACTCGGCTGACAAGAATGGCCTCAATCATCAAGCCGATATTCTTTGAAGTAAAGGATCATGATCATCAGCCCGGTGAAGAGTACTGAAAGAGCTGCAAGAACAAACACGGAAAGAATAAATGGAGTCTTGTTTGCGGAAAGTACAAGTCCAAAGAGAGTACGGCCAATATCATCCGGTGTTACCTGTCTGATAGCTGGAAACAGAGAGTGGAGATAGTGGACAACAGTGAGCAATCTGGCGTTACCGGGGAAGAAGGCTATCGAGCTTTCCCATCCGAAAGTAAACAATAGGCCGACAAGAACCGGCTTTTTTAATATTCCTCCAATAAATCCAAAGAGTGGGACATAGACGGCAAGTCCCAGCATGAGCGCTGCCGAGCTTCTGAAAAAACCAGGCAACCCTCGAAGAAAGCTTGCTGAACCTGCTCCCGACATCATAACAAGATAAGTCAGAGTAAAGGAAACCAGGATTACAAGACCAATTGTGATAATTCCAGCGAGAGCTTTGATGGCAACTATGCTCCAGCGAGGCACGGGCCTTGTGAGAAGAAAAGGCAATGTCTTTTCTTCCACTTCATCTCCGATGA
This genomic interval carries:
- a CDS encoding efflux RND transporter permease subunit; its protein translation is MKIIEISISRRVTIAMFTIAVILFGFVSFLRLKINLLPELTYPTLTVRTEYPGAAPAEIENLISKPVEEALGVVKSVIRVSSISRSGQSDVILEFEWGTDMDFAGLDVREKLDALELPLDVQRPSILRFDPSLDPILRFGFSKKPDSVEPIEEKSAEQTARKESFNEEELKFLRRFAEEEIKMELEAALGVAAVKVSGGLEDEIQILVDQARLAQLDLPIEQLARQIGSENVNLSGGRLEEGTQQYLVRTLNQFQSIEEIQDIIISTKDGKPTYLRDVAIVKHGYKEREAITRLDKVEAVEIALYKEGDANTVAVAKAVERKLARVRDILPEDYELVSVYDQSTFITQAVNEVIQAAIIGGLLAVIILYFFLQSFWATVIISMSIPVSVIATFNLMYGSNLTLNIMSLGGIALGVGMLLDNSIVVLENIARHREKGKSVLDAAKDGASEVGMAVTASTLTTVAVFLPLVFVKGISGQLFRDQALTVTFSLLASLVVALTLIPMLASLQGRKAEIIPETQRKEPRTRFGRFFRKIFIFIFFTVPASILKAGRKVIGWFASLIMFVLRPLLKIFQSSYNSLEDKYYGFLDWSLSHKGRIIFIALIMFGLSLMLIPSLGVELIPQLSQGEFSVEFRLPPGTPLEVTAAKLAGVQSVASDIDGGRTTFSVSGSGNRMDANPEQGGENWGELSVVLDQNTKKADEDRVMNRLRKDLRRIPDLQYKFSRPTLFTFRTPVEIEISGYELRHLNRISKEIVSGLDSSPRFADVKSTIQSGHPEIQIKFNRERAASLGFAVYQIADRVVSKIRGDVATRYSWRDRRIDVLVRARETDRNSIDKIRKLVINPESEKPVTLEAVADVIIDTGPGEIRRIDQERVAIVTANLNYGDLGTAAEEINTIINRIPMPAGFNASLSGQNREMTTSFKSLQFALVLAIFLVYLVMASQFESFLHPFVILFTIPLALIGAVFGLWITSSTISVVVFIGLILLAGIVVNNAIVLIDLINKLREQGMEKLEAIKQGGRTRLRPILMTTLTTTLGLLPLAMGLGKGAEVRAPMAITVIGGLTVSTALTLIVIPVVYSIFDRKK
- a CDS encoding ABC transporter permease; translated protein: MAYLLVFFLRDGIHSRRTLWISIIGMVPVACAVLLLLASSIMEVKPHQIYPQFSYLMFLHFLLPLTAVFIGTAIIGDEVEEKTLPFLLTRPVPRWSIVAIKALAGIITIGLVILVSFTLTYLVMMSGAGSASFLRGLPGFFRSSAALMLGLAVYVPLFGFIGGILKKPVLVGLLFTFGWESSIAFFPGNARLLTVVHYLHSLFPAIRQVTPDDIGRTLFGLVLSANKTPFILSVFVLAALSVLFTGLMIMILYFKEYRLDD
- a CDS encoding efflux RND transporter permease subunit; amino-acid sequence: MNLTEFSLKRPVSIMMIFVCFIVIGIIASRLLPKEYFPDLDAPFIFIEIPYPGSTPEEIERQITKLAEEVLATISGIKRMESNSWENGCWVRLNFDWGVNTNIKALEAKEKLDGIRHLFPDDLERFFVRKWSTSDMEIMQLRLSSNRDLSNSYDMLERNIKKRIERLEGISKVDLYGVEKKEIRIQLLADRIIQHGIDINRLTATLRRANFLVTAGKITDNNQRYVVRPLGEFESVEEIGDITVNQNNIHLRDIATITYDHPRLTYGRHLNKKYAIGLDIFKESGANLVEVADRAIAEIEKIKALPEMEGISLYFMENAAEGVESSLNEVLKSGVLGGCLAIIVLFFFLRSLSSTFMVALAVPLSLLITLALMFFTGITLNILTMMGLMLAVGMLVDNAVVVTESIHRHQTNGMEKLKAIRVGVKEVSLAITAGTLTTAIVFLPNIVSPNDDVSVYLKHVGLTICIALGVSLVLAQTIVPLLASRIRPSAPSKKRTVIDRLIDRYSIVLEWTMKHPKATTGIIILTLLSVAIPMKFVPMEMFDSQDDRRFRLHYHINGSYTVEKVEKAVDKYEDFLFSRQEEFEIESVYTYYQGNYATSTILLTKGKKAKKSIETIQELIRKDLPKLAIANPSFEWQAPGGGSESIRIQLIGKSSEYLVSLSRDVAWTLSKIEGFTDVRSQAETGDKEVHVVVNRDRARQYGFSTAEIANVVSAAMRGINLRHFRDEQGEVEMRLEFQNLDRQSLDQLQNVPVINEAGQSISLASLADFRVRRGPRNIRRENRITAIGITANLKGIKTNEAREKIKQVLDNYDFPSGYQWNYGQNFRHEEEAFNTMLVNLLLALALIYFVMAALFESLIFPSTIWTQILFAIVGVYWFFLITGTDMTLMGMIGILILIGVVVNNGIVLVDHINQLRVRGLERREAIMQAGRDRLRPILMTAGTTILSLVPLCIGTTLIGGDGPPYFPMARAIVGGLTFSTLVTLLILPTIYVKLDDLRNYSKSIVRRSR